TTTTGCTTATGAAGATCGTGGTGAACGGCAAGGAGCACGAGGTCGCCGACGGCCTGAGCGTGGACGGCCTGCTGACGCACCTCGGCGTGAAGCGCGAGTTCACCGCCGTCGCGGTGAACCGCGAAGTCACGCCGAAGAGCGCCTACGCGGCGACGCGCCTCAGCGAGGGCGACAAGGTGGAGATCGTCCGGCCGATGGGTGGAGGTTGATCATGAGTGACACGAACCTGGTTCTCGGCGGCAAGGAGTTCTCGTCGCGGCTCATCGTCGGCACGGGGAAGTACTCGTCGATGGAGATCATGAAGGAGGCGCACGAGGCCTCCGGCGCCCAGATCGTCACGGTCGCGCTCCGGCGCGTCAGCCTGCCCTCGGGCGAGTCGCTCCTGGACCACCTCGACACGACGCGCTATACGCTCCTGCCGAACACCGCCGGCTGCTACACGGCCGACGAGGCGGTCCGCACCGCGTACCTCGCGCGCGAGGCCGGGCTCGGCGAGATGGTGAAGCTCGAGGTCATCGGCGACGCGCGTACGCTCTTCCCCGACGTCCAGGGCCTCCTCGAGGCGACGAAGACGCTCGCGCGCGAGGGGTTCGTCGTGATGCCCTACACGAACGACGATCCCGTCATCGCCAAGCGGCTCGAGGACGCGGGCGCCGCGTGCGTGATGCCCCTCGGCGCCCCGATCGGCTCGGGCCTCGGCATCCGCAACCCGTACAACATCAAGATCATCCTCGAGACGGTCACGGTCCCCGTCATCGTGGACGCGGGCGTCGGCACCGCGTCGGACGCCGCGATCGCGATGGAGCTCGGCTGCGACGGTGTCCTCATGAACACGGCGATCGCGGGCGCCCGCGACGCCGTCGAGATGGCGCGGGCGATGAGGCTCGCCGTCGAGGCGGGACGGCTCGCCTACCGCTCGGGGCGCATCAGCAAGAAGCTCTACGCGACCGCGTCCTCGCCGCTCGAGGGCGTGCCCGATTGGACGAGCTGAGGCTCACCCTCGTCACCGACCGCACGCAGACGCGCGGTCGCGAGCTCGTCACGCTCGTGGGCGAGTGCCTCGCCGCGGGGCTCCCCGCGGTGCAGGTGAGGGAGAAGGACCTCGGCGCCGCCGAGCTCGCGCTCCTGTGTCGCCGGCTACGCGGCCTCACCCTCGACATGCGGGCGCTCCTCGTCGTGAACGACCGGGTGGACGTGGCGCTCGCCGCCGGCGCCGACGCCGTGCAGCGGACGTCCACCTCGCTCCCCGTGAAGGACATCCGCGCCCTCGTGGACAAGCGCCTCCGGATCGGCGCCTCGGTCCACTCGCTCCCCGAGGCGCTCGAGGCCGAGATCGGCGGCGCCGACTGGCTCGTTTTCGGCCCGGTGTACGAGACGCCGTCCAAGCGCTCCTACGGGCCGCCCCAGGGGCTCGACGCGCTCGCGCGCGTCGCCCGGGCCGTGACGATCCCGGTGATCGCGATCGGCGGCGTCACTCCAGAGCGGGTCGGTGAGCTGAGACGCGCCGGGGCCGGAGGCGTCGCCGCGATCTCCGCCATCCTCGCGGCGGACTCGCCGGCCGACGCGACGCGGCGGTTCCTCGACGCGCTGGCCGCGTCGTGAGAGTTCTGGTCGTCGGCGGCGGGATCATCGGCTGCGCCACGGCGTACGAGCTCGCGAAGGCCGGCGCGGAGGTGGTGCTCTTCGAGCGCTCGACGCCCGGCGCCGAGGCCTCGAGCGCCGCCGCCGGGCTCCTCGCCCCGCTCGGCGAGTCCGCGCGGTCCGCCTTTGGCCGGCTCGCGCTCGCGAGCTGGCGGCTCTACCCCGACGTCGTGAAGGAGCTGCGCGAGCGCACCGGGATCGACGTCGAGCACGTGACGCGCGGGACCCTCTACCCGCTCTCGTTCACCGAGAAGGCGCCCGAGGCGTGGGCCCTCGCCCCCGAGTTCGGCGTCGAGGTGCTCGAGGGCCGGGCCCTCCACGAGCTCGAGCCGGCGCTCTCGCCGAAGGTGCAGCGGGCGGTCTTCGTCCGCGGCGACCACTGGCTCAACAACCAGCGCCTCGTCATCGCCTACGCCCAGGCGGCGGCGGGCGCGGGCGTCGAGATCCGCGTGGGCGCGAATGTGTCGCGCGTGGTGGTCGAGCGCGACCGCGCGCGCGCCGTCGAGGCCGGCGGCGAGC
The DNA window shown above is from Candidatus Methylomirabilota bacterium and carries:
- the thiO gene encoding glycine oxidase ThiO, which codes for MRVLVVGGGIIGCATAYELAKAGAEVVLFERSTPGAEASSAAAGLLAPLGESARSAFGRLALASWRLYPDVVKELRERTGIDVEHVTRGTLYPLSFTEKAPEAWALAPEFGVEVLEGRALHELEPALSPKVQRAVFVRGDHWLNNQRLVIAYAQAAAGAGVEIRVGANVSRVVVERDRARAVEAGGERVEGDAVLLAAGAWTSELTAPLGVRLTIEPRRGQMVALVHTPPVLTYCVHGEAYLVPRPSGELLIGATVERAGFQRAVTVEGISSLLRGAIELVPSLRELPIARTWCGFRPWAPDGLPVLGPWPGIEGLWLATGHFRNGILLAPISARVMTDWITTGKPGLEVGDFLPARFAGR
- a CDS encoding thiazole synthase; amino-acid sequence: MSDTNLVLGGKEFSSRLIVGTGKYSSMEIMKEAHEASGAQIVTVALRRVSLPSGESLLDHLDTTRYTLLPNTAGCYTADEAVRTAYLAREAGLGEMVKLEVIGDARTLFPDVQGLLEATKTLAREGFVVMPYTNDDPVIAKRLEDAGAACVMPLGAPIGSGLGIRNPYNIKIILETVTVPVIVDAGVGTASDAAIAMELGCDGVLMNTAIAGARDAVEMARAMRLAVEAGRLAYRSGRISKKLYATASSPLEGVPDWTS
- the thiE gene encoding thiamine phosphate synthase, giving the protein MDELRLTLVTDRTQTRGRELVTLVGECLAAGLPAVQVREKDLGAAELALLCRRLRGLTLDMRALLVVNDRVDVALAAGADAVQRTSTSLPVKDIRALVDKRLRIGASVHSLPEALEAEIGGADWLVFGPVYETPSKRSYGPPQGLDALARVARAVTIPVIAIGGVTPERVGELRRAGAGGVAAISAILAADSPADATRRFLDALAAS
- the thiS gene encoding sulfur carrier protein ThiS, which translates into the protein MKIVVNGKEHEVADGLSVDGLLTHLGVKREFTAVAVNREVTPKSAYAATRLSEGDKVEIVRPMGGG